The DNA window GTCGTTCAGATCGGCGTAAGCCACTTCCGGCTCAACCATCCAGAATTCCGTTAAGTGGCGGCGTGTCTTTGATTTTTCCGCGCGAAATGTCGGGCCAAAGCAGTACACTTTTCCGAATGCCATGGCAGCGGCTTCCATGTAAAGCTGTCCGCTCTGAGTCAGATAAGCCTTATCCCCAAAATAATCGGTTTCAAAAAGGGTGGTTGTTCCTTCACAGGCAGCCGGTGTAAAAATGGGGGCATCCACCAGGGTAAATTTTTTGGAATCAAAATAGTCCCGAATGGCTTTGATAATTTCATGCCGAATTTTCAGGATGGCATTTTGCCGGCGCGAGCGAATCCACAGGTGCCGATGCTCCATCAAAAAGGCGGTGCCATGTTCCTTCGGAGTGATCGGATACTCGTGAGCAATTTGAACCACCTGGATATCCTTAACCCACAATTCATAACCGCCGGGGGCGCGTTTATCCGCATGAACCTGCCCTTTTACAATAATCGAGGACTCCTGTGTAAGCTCTTCATAGAGATCAAAAACCTCCGCCGAAACATCATTTCTGGAGATGACTCCCTGAATGATTCCGGTTCCATCCCGCAAAATCAGAAACCAGATTTTTCCGCTGGAACGTTTGTTGTAAAGCCAGCCATGCAATGTAACGATCTGCCCATCGTAGGCCCCAACATCCTCAACAAATATCCGATCAATTGCCATAAACAACCTTTCCCATTTGAAATTCCAAAATTCGTCCGTATCTAAAGTTAAACGGAATCTCTTCCACAAAATCTACTTTACAAGAATAACCGGTATCTGCGTGTTACGCATCACCTGTTCCGTTGTACTTCCCAAAATAGCTTCTTTGATGCGAGAATGGCCGTAAGCACCCATGATGATTAAATCGAACTGCCCTTCATCACTGAATCGCACAATTTCTTCATCCGGATTTCCTTTTCGCGTTTCAATCTCAACAGGAATACCGTAAGCCGACAAATATTCTTTTCCCTCTTTTGCTATGGATTGCGCCTCTTCAAGATTATTATCCACCGTAAAAACCGTGATAGGCGCTCCGAATTTTGTTCCGAAAAAACCAGCCAGGGGCAGCGCCTTGTTTGAATTCCGGCTCCCGTCGTAAGGAGCCAATATTTTTTTGATTTCCTTGATTTGCTTTGGAGCCACAAAAAGCGGTTTATCACACTGTCGGGAAATGGCCTCCGTTGTGGCCCCCATCATTTTGGTACCCCAACGGGCAAATTCACCGTGTGCGCCCAGCACAATCATGTCCGTTACATTGGCCTTTTCGCAAATCACATCCACAGGTGCTCCTTCAACCTTTTCAACCGTGTAGGACACCCCCACCTGATCCAGAATTTCCTGGCATTTTTTCAGCACGGAATCGGCCTTTTGATTCAACAACTTCCGGGATTCATCCAGATAAACAGAGGACGGAAAAACAGGCGCAAAGCCATCCACACCCATGTAAACCGACCATTCAAAAATCCGAACATCAATAATTGTAATCACACGAAGTTTTGCACCGAATGCCTTCGCCATATTAATGCTGTATTTGAGAACCGAATCGGTGTATTCCGATCCGTCAACGCCGACCAAAATGGATTTGATCATAAACTATCTCCTTTTTCGAACAATTTTGATGACGAACTGAATAAAACACGGGATTGCCGCCTATCCCCAGGTTTCGATTTTTGCTCCCCTCCCCATTAACTCGGTCACTGCCTCTTTGGGAGGTTTATCTTCAAATAGAACCTTGTACACCTGTTCCGTAATAGGTAATTCAACCTTGTAGATTTGAGCCAAATTGTGTGCCGATTTTGTTGTACGCACACCCTCCGCCACCATCACCATTTCATCCAAAACCTGCTGCAGAGTCTTTCCTTTTCCAATCTGTTCACCCAGATAGCGGTTTCGGCTGAGGCGGCTCATACAGGTAACGATTAAGTCGCCCATTCCCGAAAGTCCGGCAAATGTCATGGGGTCTGCCCCCATAGCCGTCCCGAGCCGGGTAATTTCTACAAGGGCGCGTGTCATGAGTGCAGCCTTCGTGTTGTCGCCATACCCCACACCATCGCTAATACCGGCGCCAATTGCAATGATATTTTTCAGCGATCCCCCCAGCTCAACACCGATGAGATCCGAGCTGGCATACACCCGAAAGTTTGGCGTCATAAAAATGCGCTGTACATCCTGTGCTGTTTTCAAATGTTTGGATGCCGCCACGACAGCCGTTGGAATCTGCCGGCCGACTTCTTCGGCATGACTCGGCCCCGACAACGTGGCCATTCGGTCTTCCGGCAAATCCGGGATGCAATCGTGAATCACTTCCGACATCCGCATAAGCGTCCCGTTTTCGATCCCCTTTGCCACATTTACAACAATGGCATTTCCAAAATCAACCTTGCTTAAGCGTGTGGCCACCTCGCGCATAATGTGCGACGGCACCGCCAGAATCAGCACGTCACGATTTTTAACCGATGTCTCAAAATCAGAAATAATCTTTATCTTTTCAGGGATATGAACTCCCGGAAGCATGAGCTTGTTTTCACGCGTTTCCGCCAATTCCTGTGCCACATCCGGCCGAAATTCCCACAGAATAACGTCATCATACTTGGAGGATAACAAGATGGCAATGGCTGTTCCCCAGCTTCCGGCACCCAAAACACTCACTCGAACCGACATCGCGGGTCTCCTTTTGAATGGTTCTCTTTTCTCCCGTAATAAAAATAGGGGATTCGTTCCTGATTTTCAATAAGAAATTTCATCCCGGCCTCCCCGTTCAATTTAATACTAATCAATGGCACCCAT is part of the Calditrichota bacterium genome and encodes:
- the asnS gene encoding asparagine--tRNA ligase, coding for MAIDRIFVEDVGAYDGQIVTLHGWLYNKRSSGKIWFLILRDGTGIIQGVISRNDVSAEVFDLYEELTQESSIIVKGQVHADKRAPGGYELWVKDIQVVQIAHEYPITPKEHGTAFLMEHRHLWIRSRRQNAILKIRHEIIKAIRDYFDSKKFTLVDAPIFTPAACEGTTTLFETDYFGDKAYLTQSGQLYMEAAAMAFGKVYCFGPTFRAEKSKTRRHLTEFWMVEPEVAYADLNDIMDLSEELIEFIVGRVLENRAEQLKIIERDVSKLETVRRPFPRIDYDEAAKILKEAGTDFVYGDDFGGADETIISDHFDRPVMVHRYPSEVKAFYMKNDPKDASRALCVDVLAPEGYGEIVGGGQREDDLKVLEEKIEKHNLPKEAFDWYLDLRKYGSVPHGGFGLGIERTVAWICGLDHVRETIPFPRLMHRIYP
- a CDS encoding universal stress protein, with translation MIKSILVGVDGSEYTDSVLKYSINMAKAFGAKLRVITIIDVRIFEWSVYMGVDGFAPVFPSSVYLDESRKLLNQKADSVLKKCQEILDQVGVSYTVEKVEGAPVDVICEKANVTDMIVLGAHGEFARWGTKMMGATTEAISRQCDKPLFVAPKQIKEIKKILAPYDGSRNSNKALPLAGFFGTKFGAPITVFTVDNNLEEAQSIAKEGKEYLSAYGIPVEIETRKGNPDEEIVRFSDEGQFDLIIMGAYGHSRIKEAILGSTTEQVMRNTQIPVILVK
- a CDS encoding NAD(P)H-dependent glycerol-3-phosphate dehydrogenase, coding for MSVRVSVLGAGSWGTAIAILLSSKYDDVILWEFRPDVAQELAETRENKLMLPGVHIPEKIKIISDFETSVKNRDVLILAVPSHIMREVATRLSKVDFGNAIVVNVAKGIENGTLMRMSEVIHDCIPDLPEDRMATLSGPSHAEEVGRQIPTAVVAASKHLKTAQDVQRIFMTPNFRVYASSDLIGVELGGSLKNIIAIGAGISDGVGYGDNTKAALMTRALVEITRLGTAMGADPMTFAGLSGMGDLIVTCMSRLSRNRYLGEQIGKGKTLQQVLDEMVMVAEGVRTTKSAHNLAQIYKVELPITEQVYKVLFEDKPPKEAVTELMGRGAKIETWG